In Clostridia bacterium, a single window of DNA contains:
- a CDS encoding glycerate kinase — protein sequence MKKIVIASDSFKGTMSSVEVCKIIQKGIHNIRPDIKTIIVPIADGGEGTVEAYLAAIGGTRIDLKVKDPLFREIDSFYAILPDKKTAVIEMAAASGLPLVEEEKNPCKTTTYGTGQLVLDALNRGCTKIILGIGGSATNDGGIGFAAALGVKFLDEDNNPVPLNGEGLAQLQHIDISQRDKRLDSCEIIVACDVDNPLYGENGAAYIFAPQKGADGDMVKYLDDNLKHYAGIIHKELGIRVHKIPGGGAAGGLGAGLMAFASAKLQSGIKTILDTVNFDEIICEADLIITGEGKIDGQSLRGKVPIGIGERALASNIPAVAIVGDIGDDIEMVYKKGINAVFSINRLAIPFEKARLRSKIDLLKTVETLMRFSLVF from the coding sequence TTGAAAAAGATAGTGATAGCATCTGATTCGTTCAAAGGGACAATGTCTTCTGTAGAGGTTTGTAAAATTATTCAAAAGGGCATCCATAACATACGTCCGGATATTAAAACTATAATAGTTCCGATAGCTGACGGAGGGGAAGGGACGGTTGAAGCATATTTAGCTGCTATTGGAGGTACCAGAATAGATTTAAAGGTAAAAGATCCCTTGTTTAGAGAGATAGACTCTTTTTATGCTATTTTGCCTGACAAAAAAACTGCTGTTATTGAGATGGCTGCAGCTTCAGGGCTTCCCTTGGTAGAAGAGGAGAAAAACCCTTGTAAGACAACTACGTATGGGACAGGACAGCTTGTGTTAGACGCCCTTAACCGAGGGTGTACAAAAATTATCTTGGGGATAGGGGGAAGCGCTACAAATGACGGAGGCATTGGATTTGCAGCAGCCCTTGGGGTAAAATTCTTGGACGAGGATAATAATCCCGTACCATTAAATGGTGAGGGACTCGCACAATTACAACACATAGATATATCACAACGAGATAAAAGATTGGATAGTTGTGAGATCATAGTGGCCTGTGATGTTGATAATCCCCTATATGGTGAAAATGGTGCTGCCTATATTTTCGCCCCTCAAAAGGGAGCGGATGGAGATATGGTTAAATATTTGGATGATAACTTAAAACATTATGCAGGAATTATTCATAAGGAACTGGGAATTAGAGTGCATAAGATACCGGGCGGTGGCGCTGCCGGGGGTCTCGGAGCTGGACTTATGGCCTTTGCTTCTGCAAAACTACAGTCGGGAATCAAGACAATTTTAGATACGGTGAATTTTGATGAAATTATTTGTGAGGCTGATTTGATTATAACCGGAGAAGGCAAAATAGATGGACAGAGTTTAAGAGGCAAGGTACCCATAGGGATCGGTGAAAGAGCACTTGCCAGCAATATACCTGCAGTGGCTATTGTAGGAGATATAGGAGACGATATTGAAATGGTGTATAAAAAGGGTATCAATGCTGTGTTCAGTATAAATAGGTTGGCAATCCCCTTTGAAAAAGCCAGACTGCGCTCCAAAATCGATCTACTAAAAACGGTGGAAACATTGATGCGATTTTCACTTGTTTTCTAA
- the rpmE gene encoding 50S ribosomal protein L31, which translates to MKEAIHPKYYEDAEVRCACGNTFKTGSTNKELKVEICSKCHPFFTGKQKFVDSGGRVDKFKKKYGLTDEDIK; encoded by the coding sequence GTGAAAGAAGCAATACATCCAAAATACTATGAGGATGCCGAGGTAAGGTGTGCTTGTGGCAATACATTTAAGACAGGTTCAACCAATAAAGAATTGAAAGTAGAGATTTGCTCTAAATGTCACCCGTTCTTTACAGGCAAGCAAAAATTCGTTGATTCAGGCGGACGTGTTGATAAATTCAAGAAAAAGTATGGACTTACTGACGAAGATATTAAATAA
- a CDS encoding DUF1385 domain-containing protein: protein MKKTTTGGQAVIEGVMMKNSKRMAIAVRRPDDQIEIMRENIVPISKRYKIFSIPIFRGMAAFVEALTTGIKSLTASAEMYGEEIEQEQPSKFEKFLAEKTGKDIDDIVMVVSVVIALFLSVFLFIIIPTFAANFLKDKVGSEVLLNLVEGVLRIAIFLIYVFSISRLKDIQRVFEYHGAEHKVIHCYEHEKELTVENARQFTTLHPRCGTNFLLIVMVISILLFSLLGWKDIFYRIITRILLMPIVAGLSYEVIRWAGKSDSKFVKALVYPGLMLQKLTTREPDDKQLEVAIEAFNNVEFVGTGEELPSSEK, encoded by the coding sequence ATGAAGAAGACTACAACGGGGGGTCAGGCGGTTATAGAAGGAGTTATGATGAAAAACTCCAAAAGGATGGCTATAGCAGTACGCAGACCGGATGATCAAATAGAAATTATGCGGGAGAATATAGTGCCTATATCAAAGAGATATAAAATTTTTAGCATTCCTATTTTTAGGGGTATGGCTGCCTTTGTAGAGGCTCTTACTACCGGCATAAAATCTCTAACTGCCTCTGCAGAGATGTATGGAGAAGAAATAGAGCAAGAACAGCCTTCTAAATTTGAGAAGTTTTTAGCTGAAAAAACCGGGAAAGATATTGATGATATAGTTATGGTCGTTTCTGTAGTTATAGCTTTATTTTTATCAGTTTTTCTATTCATAATAATACCTACATTTGCTGCAAACTTTTTAAAGGATAAGGTAGGTAGCGAGGTATTATTAAATTTAGTTGAAGGTGTTTTGAGAATTGCTATATTCTTGATATATGTATTCTCTATATCTAGGCTCAAGGATATACAGAGGGTATTTGAATACCATGGGGCAGAGCATAAAGTGATACATTGTTATGAGCACGAAAAAGAGCTTACAGTGGAAAATGCGAGGCAGTTCACCACTTTGCACCCAAGGTGTGGGACAAACTTTCTTTTAATAGTTATGGTGATCAGTATTCTGTTATTTTCTCTATTAGGGTGGAAAGATATATTCTACAGGATAATCACCAGAATATTGTTGATGCCCATAGTAGCAGGATTATCCTATGAAGTGATAAGATGGGCAGGAAAGTCGGATTCCAAATTCGTAAAAGCATTGGTCTATCCCGGACTCATGTTGCAGAAGCTTACCACCAGAGAGCCTGATGATAAACAATTGGAAGTAGCCATAGAAGCGTTCAACAACGTAGAGTTTGTAGGAACTGGAGAGGAGTTGCCTTCCAGTGAAAAGTAG